GCCCTGGGTGCCCGACGGTTCACGGATGGCCACCGTGGAGACCGTGGTGGCCGAGCCCCACTTGATCGAGACGGAACCGGTCGCGCCCGCCGGCGACCAGTAGGTGCTCAGGTTGCCGTCGCGCACGTTGCCGTAGCTCGTCCCGTCGGCCTTGCTGGAACCGTCGGAGCCCGCCCCGATGCTGAGGTTGGTCCCACCGGGCTGGGTCGGGCCCGGCGTGGGGCTGGTCGGCGCCGGGGTGGGGGTGGTCGGTGCCGGCGTGGGACTGGTCGGACCCGGGGTGGGGCTGGTCGGTCCCGCCGTCGGCGACTGCGGCGTGCAGTTGCCGTCCGACACCTGCAGGCCCTTGTTGGCGCCGGCGGTCTGACTGACGACGCTCGGCACGCAGTTGGCCGCGTCGAGGCGGTAGGTGTAGGGGATGCTGACGGTGGTGTTGGACTGCGGGTTGGGGCCGGCGGGGTTGTTCTCGCTGCTGCGGCTGGACCAGGTCACGTTGTCGAAGGTGTTGCCGCTGACCTGCCAGTAGCCGGCTTCGCTGGTGTAGAAGGTGCCCAGGACGTCCTTGGAGTCCTTGAAGTAGTTGTTGTCGACCTTGGCCTTGGCGCCGGCGCGGGAGTTGATGCCGGACTCGTGCAGGCCCACGTAGTGGTTGTTGTAGATGTGGGCGATGCCGCCGCGCAGCAGGGGCGTGCGGGAGTCGATGTTCTGGTACAGGTTGTGGTGGAAGGTGACGTAGCCGTTGGAGCGGTCGCTCTCGCTGGAGCCGATGAGTCCGCCCCGGCCGGAGTTGCGCAGGATGCTGTAGGACAGCGTCACGTACTGGGTGTTGTCCTTCATGTCGAAGAGGCCGTCGAAGCCTTCGGACTCCCCGCCCGAGGCCTCCAGGGTGACGTGGTCGACCCAGACGTTACGGACGTTGCTCTCCATGCCGATGGCGTCACCGCCGTTGGACGTGGGCGAGCCGGACTTCTTGACGTTGCGGACGGTCACGTTCTGGATGACGATGTTGCGCGAGTCGCGGATGTGGATGCCCAGCTGGTCGAAGACCGCCCCGCTGCCGACGCCGATGATCGAGACGTTGCTGATCTGCTTCAGCTCGATCACGCCGTCCGCGGTGCTGCAGCTTCCGCCCGACACCTTGCTGGTGTTGCCGTGGTTGATGGTCCCCTCGACCTGGATGATGATCGGGGTGCTGCTGCTGGCCCGATTGCACAGGGCCGCGTGGATCTGGGTCCCCGTGGTGGCGCGCACCGTCTGCCCGCCGGCGCCACCGGTCGTCCCACCGTTCTGCGTCGCGAAGCCGGTGGCGCTGCCGACCGCTGCCGATGCCTGCGGCGCCGCCAGGGCCACTACTGCGATCACGCCTCCGATGGCCGTCGTGGCCAGCGCCGCCTGGAGTCCTCGTACGACTGGTCGTCTCATTCGGTCCTACTCTCTGAACTGCGGTGGTGGTGGTGCCCGAGGTGGTCGTCCGGGCAGGCCGTCGAGCTGTCGCCTGCCGCCGGACAGGTCGCTGCTCGACGCGAGGTGGTGCTCTTCACGGTGTCGATCGGCGGTGGCGCTGCAGTCGTGCCGACCTGCGCGGACGCCTGCCCGCGACGTCCCCGTAACCGTGAGCCGTCCACTGCTGCGGGTCGTGTCGCCACCGACGGCCGGAGTCGTCGGCCGAGGCGTGCGCCGCGAGGCACTGCCACCTCGCGGCGCGGACACCGGACACCCGAGGTCAGTGTGGATGCCCCGATGGTCGCCTCCGCCGGGACGTTCCACCTCGCTCTGGAAAGCGCTTTCCGAGCCGAGGATAGGGAGGTGTCTATGGGTGTGGCAAGGGGCTGTCCGGATTGCGGTACAAGGTTGCTTTGTTCCTCGCTACCGGTAGCTGCGGCACAGCGATCGGTGGCCGCGCGGTGCGCGGCGAGGTGAGGTCGACCAAGCTCGGCGGGCGGATGATCCGAGCGACCCGCTGCTCCCACACCGGCTGCCCATGGCGGTGACGCTCCCACCGGCCGGCGTTCGAATCCGCCCTGGTGGGGTCCGCTACCCTGCTCGTCTGCCGTCGGAGGACGGCTCGAGCTTGTCGTGCACTCCCTGTGCGGGTCGCGACCTTCACGGTCATCTGAGGAGGAACCCTTGACGGAACCGCAGCCGCGGGCGATCGACAGTTGGCAGAGGGCTGAGTCGAACGCAGCGGAGTGGATGCGGTACTGGGGCTTCAGTGATGCGAGGACCACCGAGGGCGGCGCCGACTCCGGCGTGGACGTCTGGTCACGCCGAGCGCTCGCCCAGGTGAAGTTCGAAGCGGTGCAGATCGGTCGCCCCGTGTTGCAGCGCCTGGTCGGCGCCCGGGGGCGCGACATCGAGAAAGCCCTGTTCGCCTTCTCCGGCGCCGGATTCTCCTCGCACGCCGTCGAGTACGCGAATGACATGGACATCTGTCTGTTCAAGTACACGCTCTCGGGTGCGATGGCACCCGAGAACGCCGTCGCCCACGCCTTCCTGCAACGGCTCGACGCTCAGCGGCTCGCGACCGGACGGACACGCGCCGCCACGGGTGGTGATGCGGAGTACGGAGACCCTGCGGCGCGAGCAGTCGTGTTGGCACAGGTGGCGACCGGACTGAGGGCTGTAGCGGCGAAGCGGTCGGCCGGGGAGGCGGAGAAGCCCGAATCCCCGGGACGGGGCCGATTGGGGTGCGGCATTGTGCTCCTGCTGACGTGGGTCTGCCTGGCGGTCAAACTGGGGTCGTTCGGCAACAAGATGTCATGGCGGTGTGGATCGGTGTGTCCCTCGCGCTGATCGTTTCGGGGATCGTCGCCTCGTCGCCCGGGGTCCCCGAGGAGGAATCTCCGGAGTCGGCTCATCCAGGGGTGCGGCAGTAGCCCCGATGCGGTGGGCGCGGCCACCGGAGCAGGCGTGACACGGGCCGGGGACCACCCGGGTGCCCCGGGCGCCGCCGCTCGCCGGCCCTCGCCGGCGGGCTGAGGTCAACGTACGCAGGCGTGGGTGGCGGCGGGTCGATCGCCAGACCCACCTCGGCGTACGGCCCGAGGTTGCCCGAGCTGTCCCGGGCGCGCACCGCACCCAATACGTGCCGTAGCCGTGGTACGGGACGTACCCGCTGGTGCCGCCGACCGTGCTGATCAGCGTGCCGTTGAGGTAGACCTCGTAGCCGACGAGGAACGTCTCGTCCGTCGCGGCGTCCAGCGCACCGCCAGGTTGCCTGGGAGAGGCCCCCGATCCGCAGGTTCGCCGGGGCGGTCGGTGGCGTGGAGTCCGGCACCTGCCCGAAGTGGATCGGCGCGAACGGGAGATGTTGCCGGCCGCGTCGAGCGCGCGTACCCCGTAGGTGGTGACCATCGGCGGCGGCGTCGGCATGCTGAAGCTCGTCGCCGTCG
This genomic interval from Micromonospora coxensis contains the following:
- a CDS encoding pectate lyase family protein gives rise to the protein MRRPVVRGLQAALATTAIGGVIAVVALAAPQASAAVGSATGFATQNGGTTGGAGGQTVRATTGTQIHAALCNRASSSTPIIIQVEGTINHGNTSKVSGGSCSTADGVIELKQISNVSIIGVGSGAVFDQLGIHIRDSRNIVIQNVTVRNVKKSGSPTSNGGDAIGMESNVRNVWVDHVTLEASGGESEGFDGLFDMKDNTQYVTLSYSILRNSGRGGLIGSSESDRSNGYVTFHHNLYQNIDSRTPLLRGGIAHIYNNHYVGLHESGINSRAGAKAKVDNNYFKDSKDVLGTFYTSEAGYWQVSGNTFDNVTWSSRSSENNPAGPNPQSNTTVSIPYTYRLDAANCVPSVVSQTAGANKGLQVSDGNCTPQSPTAGPTSPTPGPTSPTPAPTTPTPAPTSPTPGPTQPGGTNLSIGAGSDGSSKADGTSYGNVRDGNLSTYWSPAGATGSVSIKWGSATTVSTVAIREPSGTQGSIGSWQVINYNTGAVLASGSGAGVIGIPRTSLTKITFKINSSNGTPKVAEFETYAG
- a CDS encoding restriction endonuclease, with protein sequence MTEPQPRAIDSWQRAESNAAEWMRYWGFSDARTTEGGADSGVDVWSRRALAQVKFEAVQIGRPVLQRLVGARGRDIEKALFAFSGAGFSSHAVEYANDMDICLFKYTLSGAMAPENAVAHAFLQRLDAQRLATGRTRAATGGDAEYGDPAARAVVLAQVATGLRAVAAKRSAGEAEKPESPGRGRLGCGIVLLLTWVCLAVKLGSFGNKMSWRCGSVCPSR